The genomic segment GGAATCAGGAACAacctgataattaatgaattgtTTGAGTATTTCATTAtggacattttgatttttacaaCTGTACAACTATTAAGGTCCAATTAAAACTTCCATAAAGTAATGGTCATATATTCATAACGTacttaattaacattttaaatgtatcgTGAATTGCACTGTGATATTTCTACTTGAATAAACCAAGTTTTGAATAAAATGCCATCAGTTGAAAGCGGAACAAAAAGCTCCCGAACTTACACTGTCGGAACTCAACAGTGTGACATCCACCGGAAGTAAACAACACAAACGCTAGAAGCGTTAGCTGCATGCATTGAAAGCTGGACGACGACATTGTAGTCGTTAGCAAAGCCGAAGCTAAGACATCTATTAGGACATATGCACAACCAGTATGGCAGGAGTATTGGGATGATAATGAAACTGGAAGACatctatataatatacaaaGACATGTCGGTGCTGTGAGGATGGTGGGCTGGAAACGAAGGgaagaaaatgtcatcactCGTCTGAGAATAGGTCATACAGGTCTCAAccatacaatatataaaataggCAAACACCCAACTGGAAGGTGCACACACTGTGGGCAACCAGAAACAGTTGAACATGTAACGTTACTGTCACTATCAAGAGGAATCACCTTCTTCAGTCGCCAAGGAAGGCAAAACACCTTGACCTTTCATTGTCATGTCTCATGGGGAAAACAGCAGgcaagatgacattttttttgtgtgtgtaatgaaacCGGTTTAGTTAAAAGAATCTAGagggtttttgttgttgttttatgtaaatCTCTTGTTCCACACTCCAGTCCAGTTGGTGGCGGCAATGCACCTTTGCGGTTTGCCAACCGCCAATAAACCACAAAGAATAAGGAGAAGATCTTGTCGTCATAGTGCAGCTActtatttcatttcacaatgtCTTCGGTTGAGTGTTTGAGAGAGTTTGTCAACAAGCGACTAACTGCTGCCGCTGAAGAAATTTTGGGAGTTTTTATAAAAACTATCGTCGAGTACGAAGAAGAGATCCATCGTCAGCGCAGACTGCTGGATATCTTTTGGCAACCAGAAATAAAGTTACACAGGATAggtgtgtaaaatgtacttCTTTTAATAGAACACAACATTGGAATTCGATTTATATATAATAGCAATTGTTAAAGTTTATATCTTTTGGAAACCCGTCATAACGTTACACAGGATAGGCGTGTAAAAcgtctttaaataaaaaaacaacattggaATTCGATTTATACGTAATCCCAGTTTTTCAAAATTACTTTGCAACTAGTTTGCTCACATGTCTGCATGCTTTTCTTTACCATCACAGTAACTTGGTATCCTATTCCTTTTGTCCTCTGTCCCTCCAGAGCTCCCACAGCAACATGCctgtaaggaggaggaggttctCGCTGACCAGCAGCTCTGTATTCAGGAGAGGAACTCCAGTCTGGACCAAGAGGACCCAGAGCCTCCACAGatgaaagaggagcaggaggaactcTGCACCAGTCAGGAGGGAGAGCAGCTTGTACTGAAGCAGGAGACTGATACCTTCATGTTGACTCCTACTTATGAGGAAAGTGACACCAGTGAGCCAGAACCTAAAAGTGACCAGCAGCTCATCTCTCACAACTCTCATGCATCTGAGAACCAAGATCAGAAAGGAGGCAAGCATGAAGACTCACAACAAAAGAATCAAGATCACAAAAGCAGAAGtcacagtaacaatgtatacaACTCTACCATGTCTGAGACTCACCATAATCCTCACACAggtaaaatgtctttaaaatgtgacacatgtGGAAAAGATTTTAAGTACAAGTCAAGATTGCAGTTACACATGAGAAGCCACACGGGTGAGAAGCCATATTCTTGCGAAACATGTGGGAAAGA from the Enoplosus armatus isolate fEnoArm2 chromosome 4, fEnoArm2.hap1, whole genome shotgun sequence genome contains:
- the LOC139283957 gene encoding uncharacterized protein produces the protein MSSVECLREFVNKRLTAAAEEILGVFIKTIVEYEEEIHRQRRLLDIFWQPEIKLHRIELPQQHACKEEEVLADQQLCIQERNSSLDQEDPEPPQMKEEQEELCTSQEGEQLVLKQETDTFMLTPTYEESDTSEPEPKSDQQLISHNSHASENQDQKGGKHEDSQQKNQDHKSRSHSNNVYNSTMSETHHNPHTELPCLYEGGGSR